Proteins encoded in a region of the Scyliorhinus canicula chromosome 2, sScyCan1.1, whole genome shotgun sequence genome:
- the gphb5 gene encoding glycoprotein hormone beta-5, translated as MLSYRLNLHHIIWGSLILQLLVVYVNILPASNISLRTFIGCAVREFTFLAKKPGCKGLRISTDACWGRCETWEKPVLDPPYIDGHHRVCTYNETRFITVKLPNCRPGTDPYYTYPVAVRCDCGVCSTATTECETL; from the exons ACTGAATCTTCACCACATAATCTGGGGGAGCCTCATTCTTCAGCTGCTGGTTGTTTATGTGAATATCCTTCCAGCCTCCAACATCAGCTTGCGGACCTTCATCGGTTGTGCTGTAAGAGAGTTTACATTCCTGGCCAAGAAACCTGGCTGTAAAGGGTTACGAATCAGCACAGATGCCTGCTGGGGACGATGTGAGACCTGGGAG AAACCGGTTCTCGACCCTCCGTATATCGACGGccaccatcgagtctgtacctatAACGAAACCAGGTTCATCACAGTGAAACTACCCAATTGTCGGCCGGGGACTGATCCATACTACACCTACCCTGTGGCAGTTCGATGTGACTGTGGCGTCTGCTCAACTGCAACTACAGAGTGTGAGACTCTATAA